A genomic window from Sphingobacterium spiritivorum includes:
- a CDS encoding RNA polymerase sigma factor, translated as MDIEKEFIGLITSNQAIIHRICCMYVDNRTDREDLFQEIVLQSWKSFKSFRGDSRFQTWLYRVGLNTAITYIKRDRKHMHAELQFTQESYCEIIYQENEEILAMYRAIGQLSKIEKALVALYLEDYSYKDIAHTMGMTANHVAVKISRIKEKLKDLSKKQLSL; from the coding sequence ATGGACATCGAGAAAGAATTTATCGGATTAATAACTTCCAATCAGGCCATTATCCATCGTATATGCTGCATGTATGTGGACAACAGAACGGACAGAGAAGATCTGTTTCAGGAAATAGTACTGCAGAGCTGGAAGTCTTTCAAAAGCTTCAGAGGCGACTCCAGATTCCAGACCTGGCTATATCGTGTCGGGCTGAACACGGCAATCACCTACATTAAACGCGATCGTAAACATATGCATGCCGAGCTGCAGTTTACACAGGAAAGCTATTGCGAAATTATCTACCAGGAGAATGAAGAGATTCTGGCTATGTATCGGGCGATTGGTCAGCTATCAAAAATCGAAAAGGCACTGGTAGCCCTCTATCTCGAGGACTACAGTTATAAGGACATCGCACACACGATGGGTATGACGGCCAATCACGTGGCTGTGAAAATATCCCGGATCAAAGAAAAATTAAAGGACCTCAGTAAAAAACAGCTATCATTATGA
- a CDS encoding MarR family winged helix-turn-helix transcriptional regulator, with translation MSQDNTIDYFMKTGWQTVANKYNTIASQYGFTQAAGYILINIHKEGTPVSQIANLTGVKTTSLSRVLNNLETLGFIYREASDVDKRSVKVYLTELGKEKRKIAKDVVRSFNQYLEANISARERAQLIKTLIKINELAKDYQGELQSNAADNIAAT, from the coding sequence ATGAGTCAGGATAATACAATTGATTATTTCATGAAAACCGGTTGGCAGACTGTAGCCAATAAATACAATACGATCGCATCGCAGTACGGTTTTACGCAGGCTGCCGGGTATATCTTGATAAATATACACAAAGAAGGCACTCCTGTTTCACAAATTGCAAATTTGACAGGTGTAAAAACAACGAGCTTGTCCAGAGTGTTAAATAATCTGGAGACCTTAGGTTTTATTTACAGAGAAGCGAGTGACGTGGATAAGCGGTCTGTCAAAGTCTATCTGACAGAGTTGGGTAAAGAGAAGCGAAAAATTGCTAAGGATGTGGTGCGTAGCTTTAATCAATATCTGGAAGCAAATATCAGTGCCAGAGAGCGTGCTCAACTGATCAAGACACTCATCAAAATAAATGAACTGGCAAAGGACTATCAGGGAGAACTACAATCAAACGCTGCGGATAATATTGCCGCAACATAA